The window AACTTATTTGAAAAGTATAATTTTTAGAGGAAAAGAAAGAAAAAATGCTGGACCAAATGAAGAAATTACAACATCGGGAATTTCAGAAACTTTAAATAAACATAATATAAAATTACAAAGATTTAAAACAGGTACACCGCCGCGTGTTAAAAAAGATTCAATAGACTTATCATTTGCAAAAATAGAGAATGGCACTGAAGGTGAAATAAGTTTTTCATTTTCAACAAGTAAATTTACTCCATTAAAAAAACAAGAATCATGTTATTTAATTCATTCAACAAGAGAGACTAAAAAAATTATTGAAAAAAATCTAAATAAAGCAGCTATGTATTCTGGAACTATTTTTTCTACAGGTCCTCGTTATTGTCCTTCTTTTGAAGATAAAATTATTCGTTTTCAAAATAAAGATGAACACCAAATTTTTTTAGAACCCGAATCAAAAAAAATGAACACCTTTTATGTACAAGGTTTTTCTACATCTATGCCAATAGAAATACAAGAAAAAATGTTGAGAAGTTTACCAGGGTTTAAAAATGTTGTTATTGATAAATGAGCTTACGCAATTGAATATGATTGTATAGATCCAATACAACTTAAACATTCTTTAGAAATAAAAAGTATTAATAATTTATTTTGTGCTGGTCAAATAAACGGAACAAGTGGTTATGAAGAGGCTGCCGGACAAGGGATAATTGCTGGAATAAATGCTTCTAGAAAAATTGACAAACTTGATCCAATTATTTTGAAACGTGATGAATCTTATATAGGGGTCATGATTGACGATTTAATTAACAAAGGTGCAAATGAACCATATAGACTTTTAACATCAAGAGCAGAACATAGACTTTTATTGAGAAATGATAACGCAGAGGAAAGATTAAAAGAAATTGGATACTCTGTTGGATTAATAAAAGAAAAAGAATGAAATAAATATAAAAAATATACAATGCAAATTGAAGTTGCAAAAAATGCTTTGCAAAAAATTAGATTTACTCCAAAATCAGAACTTGCATTACATTTAAAAAACACTAATCAATTTGAAATCACACAAGGAATATCAGGTTTAGAATTAATTAAACAACCACAAATAAATATAAAAGATTTAATACCTTATATAATTGAATTACAAAATTTAACAAATAATCAATACCAATCATTAATGATTGGTATTAGATTTGATGGCTATATAAAAAAACAATATGAACTTGCATCTAAAATGAACAAATTAAATAAAAAAGAAATACCAAATAACATAAATTATGATCTTGTATCAAATCTAGCAATAGAAGCAAGACAAAAATTAAATAAAATTAGGCCGAATTCTATTGGACAAGCATCAAGAATATCTGGTGTAAATCCAGCAGATATACAAATGTTATTATTTTATTTGAAAAAAGAGTATGCAAATGACACCAAAATATAAATTTAGTATTGTCAATTATGTTGACAATATTTTTTTTATCGCTAAAATTAAACCATAAAAGGAGGTTTTTAAAATGAAAAAAATATTAACTTTACTTTCTGGAATTTCAATTGCATCAACTAGTGCATC of the Spiroplasma endosymbiont of Labia minor genome contains:
- the mnmG gene encoding tRNA uridine-5-carboxymethylaminomethyl(34) synthesis enzyme MnmG gives rise to the protein MSNIIFNYDVIVIGAGHAGVEAALATARLGKKTALITLYKNKIASMPCNPSIGGPAKGIVVREIDALGGEMGKAADATALQTKLLNLSKGPGVWAIRTQTDKLKYSTYMQKIIQNENNLVIIEDIVSNLIIEDNQINGVILQNSKKIFSKVVILTTGTYLKSIIFRGKERKNAGPNEEITTSGISETLNKHNIKLQRFKTGTPPRVKKDSIDLSFAKIENGTEGEISFSFSTSKFTPLKKQESCYLIHSTRETKKIIEKNLNKAAMYSGTIFSTGPRYCPSFEDKIIRFQNKDEHQIFLEPESKKMNTFYVQGFSTSMPIEIQEKMLRSLPGFKNVVIDKWAYAIEYDCIDPIQLKHSLEIKSINNLFCAGQINGTSGYEEAAGQGIIAGINASRKIDKLDPIILKRDESYIGVMIDDLINKGANEPYRLLTSRAEHRLLLRNDNAEERLKEIGYSVGLIKEKEWNKYKKYTMQIEVAKNALQKIRFTPKSELALHLKNTNQFEITQGISGLELIKQPQINIKDLIPYIIELQNLTNNQYQSLMIGIRFDGYIKKQYELASKMNKLNKKEIPNNINYDLVSNLAIEARQKLNKIRPNSIGQASRISGVNPADIQMLLFYLKKEYANDTKI